TGGCCGTTACGTTCGAACCGGGCGCGCGTTCGGCATGGCATACCCATCCCGCAGGCCAGGTGCTGATCGTCAGCGCAGGTGCTGGACGTGTACAGCAATGGGGCGGCGCCGTGCAAGAGATTCGCCCTGGCGATGTCATCTGGACACCGCCGGGCGTCAAGCATTGGCACGGTGCGGCGGCAACCACTGGAATGACCCACATCGCCATTCAGGAATCGCTTGGCGGCAAAAATGTCGAATGGATGGAAAAGGTCAGCGATGAACAATATCAACAATAAACGGACAGCATC
Above is a window of Pseudoduganella dura DNA encoding:
- a CDS encoding (R)-mandelonitrile lyase codes for the protein MKTTVMTASLLLLSASAFAQSTGPTVAPGKTTTASTGAAAQEMVIARAGSQASSKGPAQYFTGSVRVDPLFGARAPSTAAGVAVTFEPGARSAWHTHPAGQVLIVSAGAGRVQQWGGAVQEIRPGDVIWTPPGVKHWHGAAATTGMTHIAIQESLGGKNVEWMEKVSDEQYQQ